A portion of the Camelus ferus isolate YT-003-E chromosome 16, BCGSAC_Cfer_1.0, whole genome shotgun sequence genome contains these proteins:
- the MILR1 gene encoding allergin-1 isoform X1, translated as MWKKSFLVFLFSLSVQKAALDCKRMRKTNEFPSPNLHSKMSTVVRGQNVSLSCFSENTSRQITYSLFRGEKHLEIQDRKGEPMTLNLRISDAQDLGPYKCKAQVSNCFKYSREFNFVFVDPVTAPVLNISVIQTKTDQYIMLRCISFNGSLPINYTFFEKNITISPAISKDVREPAEFNLTNNNSGEGKEYKCEAKNTLPDHAKYSQPVTIPSTGGDSCPLCLQLLLPGLLLVLMVIILILALWMLPKYKARKAMKDNVPRDYGNRPMEIGIYANICENQAGEESVPGLEPKQSVPIAEHGTGHSQEIHYVTPVFRQVAPRDQEACNDCKTRYVYSELIF; from the exons aattccCTTCTCCAAATTTGCACTCAAAAATGAGTACAGTCGTGAGGGGTCAGAATGTATCTCTCTCTTGTTTCAGCGAGAACACATCACGACAGATCACCTATTCTTTGTTTCGGGGTGAGAAACACCTGGAAATCCAGGATAGAAAAGGTGAACCCATGACTTTAAACCTGAGGATCTCAGATGCCCAGGATTTGGGCCCCTACAAGTGCAAAGCCCAAGTTTCTAACTGTTTCAAATACAGTCGTGAGTTCAACTTCGTATTTGTTG accCAGTGACTGCACCAGTGCTGAACATTAGTGTCATTCAAACAAAAACAGATCAATATATAATGCTGCGATGCATCTCATTCAATGGCTCTCTGCCCATCAATTatactttctttgaaaaaaacatCACCATATCACCAGCTATTTCCAAGGATGTAAGGGAGCCTGCCGAATTTAACTTAACCAACAATAACAGTGGAGAAGGGAAAGAGTATAAGTGTGAAGCTAAAAACACATTGCCTGACCATGCGAAATACAGTCAACCTGTCACCATACCCTCAACAG GTGGAGAcagctgtcctctctgcctgcagCTACTGCTTCCGGGGTTACTACTGGTGCTAATGGTAATAATCCTAATCCTGGCATTGTGGATGCTACCAAAGTACAAAGCAA GAAAAGCTATGAAAGACAATGTACCCAGAGACTACGGAAATAGACCCATGGAAATTGGAATATACGCAAATATCTGTGAAAACCAAGCAG gtgaggaatctGTGCCTGGCTTAGAACCAAAGCAATCTGTTCCCATAGCCGAACATG GGACTGGACACTCCCAGGAGATACATTATGTCACCCCTGTGTTCAGGCAGGTGGCACCAAGAGATCAGG AAGCCTGTAATGACTGTAAAACTAGATATGTCTATTCTGAACTCATTTTCTGA
- the MILR1 gene encoding allergin-1 isoform X2, translating into MWKKSFLVFLFSLSVQKAALDCKRMRKTNEFPSPNLHSKMSTVVRGQNVSLSCFSENTSRQITYSLFRGEKHLEIQDRKGEPMTLNLRISDAQDLGPYKCKAQVSNCFKYSREFNFVFVDPVTAPVLNISVIQTKTDQYIMLRCISFNGSLPINYTFFEKNITISPAISKDVREPAEFNLTNNNSGEGKEYKCEAKNTLPDHAKYSQPVTIPSTGGDSCPLCLQLLLPGLLLVLMVIILILALWMLPKYKARKAMKDNVPRDYGNRPMEIGIYANICENQAGEESVPGLEPKQSVPIAEHEACNDCKTRYVYSELIF; encoded by the exons aattccCTTCTCCAAATTTGCACTCAAAAATGAGTACAGTCGTGAGGGGTCAGAATGTATCTCTCTCTTGTTTCAGCGAGAACACATCACGACAGATCACCTATTCTTTGTTTCGGGGTGAGAAACACCTGGAAATCCAGGATAGAAAAGGTGAACCCATGACTTTAAACCTGAGGATCTCAGATGCCCAGGATTTGGGCCCCTACAAGTGCAAAGCCCAAGTTTCTAACTGTTTCAAATACAGTCGTGAGTTCAACTTCGTATTTGTTG accCAGTGACTGCACCAGTGCTGAACATTAGTGTCATTCAAACAAAAACAGATCAATATATAATGCTGCGATGCATCTCATTCAATGGCTCTCTGCCCATCAATTatactttctttgaaaaaaacatCACCATATCACCAGCTATTTCCAAGGATGTAAGGGAGCCTGCCGAATTTAACTTAACCAACAATAACAGTGGAGAAGGGAAAGAGTATAAGTGTGAAGCTAAAAACACATTGCCTGACCATGCGAAATACAGTCAACCTGTCACCATACCCTCAACAG GTGGAGAcagctgtcctctctgcctgcagCTACTGCTTCCGGGGTTACTACTGGTGCTAATGGTAATAATCCTAATCCTGGCATTGTGGATGCTACCAAAGTACAAAGCAA GAAAAGCTATGAAAGACAATGTACCCAGAGACTACGGAAATAGACCCATGGAAATTGGAATATACGCAAATATCTGTGAAAACCAAGCAG gtgaggaatctGTGCCTGGCTTAGAACCAAAGCAATCTGTTCCCATAGCCGAACATG AAGCCTGTAATGACTGTAAAACTAGATATGTCTATTCTGAACTCATTTTCTGA